In Dama dama isolate Ldn47 chromosome 9, ASM3311817v1, whole genome shotgun sequence, the following proteins share a genomic window:
- the ELOF1 gene encoding transcription elongation factor 1 homolog isoform X2, protein MGRRKSKRKPPPKKKMTGTLETQFTCPFCNHEKSCDVKMDRARNTGVISCTVCLEEFQTPITYLSEPVDVYSDWIDACEAANQ, encoded by the exons ATGGGGCGCAGAAAGTCGAAACGGAAGCCGCCCCCCAAGAAGAAGATGACAGGCACCCTGGAGACCCAGTTCACCTGCCCGTTCTGCAACCACGAGAAGTCCTGTGACGTGAAAAT GGACCGAGCCCGAAACACCGGAGTCATCTCTTGTACCGTGTGCCTAGAGGAATTCCAGACGCCCATCACTT ATCTGTCAGAACCAGTGGACGTGTACAGCGATTGGATAGACGCCTGCGAGGCTGCCAATCAGTAG